One genomic window of Thermus caldifontis includes the following:
- a CDS encoding DUF2249 domain-containing protein has translation MAGEDRQEVVRPEMKVAEVLRRWPHLLEVLVEASPAFQKLKNPLLRRTMPNLVTVAQAARIGGLEPEELVARLNRALGVEAGPAVPVAREGESLLGTPPPSWLSAPLGFHLDVRPILEKGGEPFQAIMAAAQEVKPGEKLVLEVLFEPIPLYKVLGKQGFLAWCERLGERHYRVHFYRQGAGKGGGVPSSPALSEVDWESYQAEVYIEENLEPPLPMMRILEALAKLKPGEKLLVHHVRRPVHLLARLEEEGHAYLLKDLGPGQVKILIRKGG, from the coding sequence ATGGCGGGTGAGGATCGGCAAGAGGTAGTCCGGCCCGAGATGAAGGTGGCCGAGGTCTTAAGGCGCTGGCCCCACCTCCTCGAGGTCCTGGTGGAGGCGAGTCCCGCCTTCCAGAAGCTCAAAAACCCCCTCTTGCGCAGGACTATGCCCAACTTGGTCACCGTGGCCCAGGCGGCCAGGATCGGGGGGCTAGAGCCGGAGGAACTGGTGGCTCGCCTCAACCGGGCCTTGGGGGTGGAGGCCGGGCCGGCGGTGCCGGTGGCCAGGGAAGGGGAAAGCCTCCTGGGTACACCCCCTCCCTCTTGGCTTTCCGCTCCCCTAGGTTTCCACCTGGACGTGCGGCCCATTCTGGAGAAGGGAGGGGAACCCTTCCAGGCCATCATGGCGGCGGCCCAGGAGGTGAAGCCGGGGGAGAAGCTGGTTCTGGAGGTGCTCTTTGAGCCGATTCCCCTTTACAAGGTCCTGGGGAAGCAGGGCTTTTTGGCCTGGTGCGAGCGGCTTGGGGAGAGGCACTACCGGGTGCACTTTTACCGCCAGGGGGCGGGGAAAGGGGGCGGTGTCCCTTCCAGCCCTGCCCTTAGTGAGGTGGACTGGGAAAGCTACCAGGCCGAGGTTTACATTGAGGAAAATTTAGAGCCTCCCTTGCCCATGATGCGGATCCTGGAGGCCCTTGCCAAACTGAAGCCCGGGGAGAAGCTCCTGGTCCACCACGTGCGCCGTCCCGTGCACCTCCTGGCCCGCCTCGAGGAGGAGGGGCACGCCTACCTTCTCAAGGACCTGGGCCCGGGGCAGGTGAAGATCCTGATCCGAAAAGGGGGGTAG
- a CDS encoding DUF2249 domain-containing protein → MELDVRNLPPRERHPRIFALFDNLKAGESFVLVNDHDPKPLYYQLMAERPGQVDWAYLEEGPEVWRVRIGKR, encoded by the coding sequence ATGGAGCTGGATGTGCGTAACCTACCTCCCCGGGAGCGGCATCCCCGGATTTTCGCTTTGTTTGACAACCTGAAGGCCGGAGAGAGCTTTGTCCTGGTCAACGACCACGACCCTAAGCCCCTTTACTACCAGCTCATGGCGGAAAGGCCGGGGCAGGTGGACTGGGCGTACCTGGAGGAGGGACCGGAGGTATGGCGGGTGAGGATCGGCAAGAGGTAG
- a CDS encoding MFS transporter has translation MIKAYKGTWIPEWNPEDPKRWDPALAWRTLWITTFNLTLAFITWFVVSALVVRLPKVGFELSTLQLFWLTAMPGLAGGTLRIIWTFLPPILGTRHLVTLSTLLLLIPLLGWSFAVQNTHTPYWILLLLAFLAGIGGGNFSGFMPSTSYFFPKRLQGTALGLQAGIGNFGVSVVQFVTPWVIGFALFGSLLGGPQTFTPKPGVSQPIWLQNATFLWVPFVLVGSWLAWVYLRSVPVRANFREQLDIFRDKHTWIMTSLYIMTFGSFSGFSAIFPLLIREVYGKFDGAPDPLKYAFLGPLVGSLARVIAGPISDRYGGAIVTQVSAIGIFFAALLVTLFTRPTSLEQFPLFVLSMLLVFFFSGVGNASTFKQMPMIFPPRQAGGVIGWTAAIAAYGPFIFSTLAGYTQKATGGFTAFFYGLMVFYALNLFLNWYYYARKGAEKPC, from the coding sequence ATGATAAAGGCTTACAAGGGCACCTGGATCCCCGAATGGAACCCCGAGGACCCCAAGCGCTGGGATCCCGCCTTGGCCTGGCGCACCCTCTGGATCACCACCTTTAACCTCACCCTGGCCTTCATCACCTGGTTCGTGGTGAGCGCCCTGGTGGTCCGGCTTCCCAAGGTGGGGTTTGAGCTTTCCACCCTCCAGCTTTTCTGGCTCACCGCTATGCCGGGACTGGCGGGAGGCACCTTGCGCATCATCTGGACCTTTTTGCCCCCCATCTTGGGCACCCGGCACCTGGTGACTCTTTCCACCTTGCTTTTGCTCATACCCTTGCTGGGCTGGAGCTTTGCCGTGCAAAACACCCACACCCCCTACTGGATCCTTCTCCTCTTGGCCTTTTTGGCGGGGATCGGTGGGGGGAACTTTTCCGGCTTCATGCCCTCCACCAGCTACTTCTTCCCCAAGCGCCTCCAGGGGACGGCCCTGGGGTTGCAGGCGGGGATCGGCAACTTCGGGGTTTCCGTGGTCCAGTTCGTGACCCCCTGGGTCATCGGCTTCGCCCTTTTCGGCTCCCTCCTGGGGGGGCCCCAAACCTTTACCCCGAAGCCCGGGGTTTCCCAGCCCATCTGGCTCCAGAACGCCACCTTCCTCTGGGTGCCCTTCGTCCTCGTGGGGTCTTGGCTGGCCTGGGTGTACTTAAGGAGCGTCCCGGTGCGGGCCAACTTCCGCGAGCAGTTGGACATCTTCCGGGACAAACACACCTGGATCATGACCAGCCTCTACATCATGACCTTCGGCTCCTTCTCCGGGTTTTCCGCCATCTTTCCCCTTTTGATCCGGGAGGTCTACGGGAAGTTTGACGGGGCTCCAGACCCCTTGAAGTATGCCTTCTTAGGCCCCTTGGTGGGCTCTTTAGCCCGCGTCATCGCCGGGCCCATCTCGGACCGTTACGGCGGGGCCATCGTCACCCAGGTTTCCGCCATCGGGATCTTCTTTGCCGCCCTTCTGGTCACCCTCTTCACCCGGCCCACCTCCCTGGAGCAGTTCCCCCTCTTTGTCCTTTCCATGCTCCTGGTCTTCTTCTTCAGCGGGGTGGGGAACGCCAGCACCTTCAAGCAGATGCCCATGATCTTCCCGCCCAGGCAGGCGGGGGGGGTTATCGGCTGGACGGCGGCCATCGCTGCCTATGGGCCTTTCATCTTCTCTACCCTTGCTGGTTACACCCAGAAGGCCACCGGAGGGTTTACCGCCTTCTTCTATGGCCTCATGGTCTTCTACGCCTTGAACCTCTTCCTGAACTGGTACTACTACGCCCGCAAGGGGGCGGAGAAGCCCTGCTGA
- a CDS encoding MFS transporter, which produces MVHDPIQLEKERPDRLRVLWLSTIGFTVMFAVWLMFGVLGVPIRKEFGLTDVELSWLSAVAILNGSLWRLFAGILTDRYGGRLVFTLMLFFTAIPAYLVSRAGSYQELLLYAFLVGFAGNSFSVGIAWNSAWFPKEQQGFALGVFGAGNVGASVTKFIGPALIASIPPAGYLGGLIPGGWRFVPFLYAVLLVLMGFLMWFGTPRQDKRPGQGRPFLEMLRPLRYVRVWRFSLYYVVVFGAYVALSAWLPKYYVDVFGLPLHEAALLTALFIFPASLLRPLGGYLSDRFGARRVMYWTFGIIGLASGILMMPEGHIVLYTKQGTKEVMQFTMNVWLFTALVFLIGVGMGVGKAAVYKHIPTYFPKDVGAVGGLVGMLGALGGFFLPPLFAYAQAWTGLPQMTFFVLFLLTAISFLWMHITVVQLLQQEAKHLKNEFELKGDRP; this is translated from the coding sequence ATGGTTCACGATCCCATTCAGCTGGAAAAAGAACGTCCTGACCGTCTCCGGGTTCTTTGGCTCTCCACCATCGGCTTCACAGTGATGTTTGCGGTGTGGCTGATGTTCGGGGTGCTGGGGGTCCCCATCCGCAAGGAGTTTGGCCTCACGGACGTAGAGCTTTCCTGGCTCTCGGCGGTGGCCATCTTGAATGGCTCTCTGTGGCGGCTTTTCGCCGGGATCCTCACCGACCGGTACGGGGGGCGGCTGGTCTTCACCCTCATGCTCTTCTTCACCGCCATTCCCGCCTATCTGGTCTCCCGGGCGGGAAGCTATCAGGAACTCCTTCTTTACGCTTTCTTGGTGGGCTTTGCCGGCAATTCCTTCAGCGTGGGCATCGCCTGGAACTCCGCTTGGTTCCCAAAGGAGCAGCAGGGCTTTGCCCTGGGGGTCTTTGGCGCAGGCAACGTGGGGGCCAGCGTCACCAAGTTCATCGGGCCGGCCCTCATCGCCAGCATCCCGCCAGCGGGCTACCTGGGAGGCTTGATCCCTGGGGGCTGGCGCTTCGTTCCCTTCCTCTATGCGGTGCTTTTGGTGCTCATGGGCTTTCTCATGTGGTTCGGCACCCCCAGGCAGGATAAGCGCCCGGGCCAGGGAAGGCCTTTCCTGGAGATGTTAAGGCCACTTAGGTACGTGAGGGTCTGGCGCTTCAGCCTCTACTACGTGGTGGTCTTCGGGGCCTATGTGGCCCTAAGCGCCTGGCTTCCCAAGTACTACGTGGATGTCTTCGGCCTGCCCCTCCATGAGGCGGCTCTTCTCACCGCCCTTTTCATCTTCCCCGCAAGCCTCTTAAGGCCCCTTGGGGGCTACCTTTCCGACCGCTTTGGGGCCCGGCGGGTCATGTACTGGACCTTTGGCATCATCGGACTGGCCTCAGGAATCCTCATGATGCCCGAGGGGCATATCGTTCTTTACACCAAGCAAGGAACAAAGGAGGTCATGCAGTTCACCATGAACGTTTGGCTCTTCACCGCCCTTGTGTTCCTGATCGGCGTGGGCATGGGGGTGGGCAAGGCGGCGGTCTACAAGCACATCCCCACCTACTTCCCCAAGGACGTGGGGGCGGTGGGGGGCCTGGTGGGGATGCTGGGGGCCTTGGGGGGTTTCTTCCTGCCGCCCCTTTTCGCCTACGCCCAGGCCTGGACGGGCCTGCCCCAGATGACCTTCTTCGTGCTTTTCCTGCTCACGGCCATCAGCTTCCTGTGGATGCACATCACCGTGGTGCAACTCCTGCAGCAGGAGGCCAAGCACCTGAAAAACGAGTTTGAACTGAAAGGAGACCGCCCATGA
- the narI gene encoding respiratory nitrate reductase subunit gamma produces MNWNALLFGIFPYIALTLAVVVTAYRMVYRPFSVSAQSSQLLEQKRLFYGSIAMHWGLILVLLGHLLALLIPKGLLLWNAVPIRLYLLEITGLGLGLWALVGTWVLLTRRLSVARVRAASTSMDYLVLVVILVSALSGVLTALFYRYGSYWFPAVMTPYLWSVLTLKPRPELIADLPFWTQLHVFNFWVFLAVFPFSRLVHIITVPLGYVLRPWQIVIWVRKLAR; encoded by the coding sequence ATGAACTGGAATGCGCTTCTTTTTGGCATCTTCCCCTACATCGCCCTCACCTTGGCGGTGGTGGTCACCGCCTACCGCATGGTCTATAGGCCCTTTTCCGTTTCCGCCCAGTCCAGCCAGCTTCTGGAGCAAAAGCGCCTCTTCTATGGCTCCATCGCCATGCACTGGGGGCTGATCCTGGTGCTCCTTGGCCATTTGCTGGCGCTTTTGATTCCCAAGGGGCTTCTTCTTTGGAACGCTGTGCCCATAAGGCTTTACCTCTTGGAGATCACCGGGCTTGGCCTAGGGCTTTGGGCCTTGGTGGGGACCTGGGTGCTTCTTACCCGCAGGCTTTCCGTGGCCCGGGTGCGGGCGGCTTCCACCTCCATGGATTACCTGGTCTTGGTGGTAATCCTCGTGTCTGCCCTTTCCGGGGTCCTCACCGCCCTCTTTTACCGCTACGGGAGCTACTGGTTCCCCGCGGTCATGACCCCGTACCTCTGGTCCGTCCTCACCCTAAAACCCCGGCCGGAACTCATCGCCGACCTGCCCTTCTGGACCCAGCTCCACGTTTTCAACTTCTGGGTCTTCCTGGCAGTCTTCCCCTTCTCCCGGCTGGTCCACATCATCACGGTGCCCTTGGGCTACGTCTTGAGGCCCTGGCAGATCGTCATCTGGGTGCGCAAGCTGGCGAGGTGA